The Pirellulimonas nuda genome includes a region encoding these proteins:
- a CDS encoding autotransporter-associated beta strand repeat-containing protein — MRHANTARLGVSVRDQTTGPVLGLLLLVLLAAPTPAEPARFWIATSAEAPAGPGSPSVPAPWGAPRLFYLWAQPATVAEGAYDPLQNPFDVLQRFSLNLVAPDPEVIFTQASITVHNPQIGPNARRFEFVNDAGTGLALTTPQRRLAGDAYPLQGAQGYSIFSNDTIDIGPLCDPGDGLCTPSLGGAPAWLIATLSLQLEPGSPDAALFLQIGELGMNHLGAGSAQTMVVFGDGAGPVYRAGPAGASDRGVTLPGDTPDLLLRTTPAPGDYNLDGFVDAADYSVWRDSLTQAGAGLAADGDGSGVIDAGDYDVWRDNFGVPAGATLARPVPEPAAGLLLALAVAYLCVSRRSRHRGAWCGPVVLSALTLLPPAPADAAQIVARWTGPSGGVWSNPGNWDANQTPANGVDTYAVVIPTDLTVNLDVGVPSPVEIDALNLAGNANLSIAAGQKLSVLGGTLLEGTLALNGGGAEFNALGGGVGFGSNARVSVVGGATASLSATGYALVTNPGSATLLSAAGAGSRLGLPSLGSITSIATSGTQTIEAAGGGVLDLSGVTTIQKNNGGTLRFRVAGAGSSLDLSALQSISGSTLMDVSGSGLLTLAGLSETTGMSVAVDGGSTLNLPALAAYRYASMTVAAGGTVNAPGVTDITGAQLSLTPQTSVNLGTLAVIDDARIAVSGGRVFNQVSATGYALVTNPGSATLLSASGAGSRLGLPSLDSITSVATSGTQTIEAAGGGVLDLSGVTTIQKNNGGTLKFRVAGAGSSLDLSALQSISGSTLMDVSGSGLLTLAGLSETTGMSVAVDGGSTLNLPALAAYRYASMTVAAGGTVNAPGVTDITGAQLSLTPQTSVNLGTLAVIDDARIAVSGGRVFNQVSATGYALVTNPGSATLLSASGAGSRLGLPSLDSITSVATSGTQTIEAAGGGVLDLSGVTTIQKNNGGTLRFRVAGAGSSLDLSALQSISGSTLMDVSGSGLLTLAGLSETTGMSVAVDGGSTLNLPALAAYRYASMTVAAGGTVNALGVTDITGAQLSLTPQTSVNLGTLAVIDDARIAVSGGRVFNQVSATGYALVTNPGSATLLSASGAGSRLGLPSLDSITSVATSGTQTIEAAGGGVLDLSGVTTIQKNNGGTLRFQARTGGRLSLGGLVASGSVRIEADGLDSGIEVAGDLVLGASASLLVDNQATLRVGGDVSYPAIEFDYDGGVLNLVGGGAQQLEVGGADLLVGGATAGNFGLGRLLVGSPGQGTGVTLVDAVDNGNRGGAGGQDESLYLYGVGGPNGLVVYPDSVLTLNGLNVYAWDPSAGGGAGAQVHLNSLFAPGQNRIPYFGGGYLQLTADVVNSWLEDGGGAWSSAASWTAGLAPNGPNDEAILSAALVSGPATIVLDLDATVASVRFDNATYGYTIGADGVHRLTLTGAAQLNAVAGTHAISAPIAGTAGLHKTGAGRLTLSGASDYSGPTRISAGVLAVASAGGLGASRSINVAAASTLDLSGLGGYTLPSGGRLDGQGTVVVRKGAQAATLTIPQTGVLGGSLTLLGDVANAGRLAPGASPGIVTVVGDYTQLAGSTLEIEFGGLTPSVEHDLVIVTGAADLNGSLAVPLYNGYTPNFSSGVALEYITALTAAGGVSGRFVDADSPNSSYGVIVIYGSHTVEVALTPGTGFQSLLADMNGNGFLDPGDWAGFAHALRDPDGYDDGFFQPGRHIAVGDLDRNGRLDFDDVGRFATYYAAGGGASYAEVLAGISGRLAVPEPVSAVLLVTVAAPWLAAPTRRRRLRIGAPNRGAVGTGRLR; from the coding sequence ATGCGCCACGCAAACACCGCTAGGCTTGGGGTGAGCGTGCGGGACCAGACGACCGGACCGGTGCTGGGCCTGCTGCTGCTCGTGCTCTTGGCTGCACCGACCCCTGCCGAACCGGCCCGGTTCTGGATCGCCACGTCGGCCGAGGCGCCCGCCGGCCCCGGGTCGCCCTCCGTGCCGGCCCCCTGGGGGGCGCCGCGGCTGTTCTACCTCTGGGCGCAGCCCGCGACCGTCGCCGAAGGTGCGTACGATCCGCTCCAGAACCCGTTCGACGTGCTGCAGCGTTTCTCGCTCAACCTAGTCGCCCCCGACCCCGAAGTGATTTTCACGCAAGCTTCGATCACGGTTCACAACCCGCAGATCGGCCCGAACGCGCGCCGCTTCGAGTTCGTCAACGACGCGGGAACCGGGCTGGCGCTGACCACCCCGCAGCGGCGGCTGGCGGGAGACGCCTACCCGCTCCAAGGGGCGCAGGGCTACTCGATCTTCAGCAACGACACGATCGACATCGGGCCGCTGTGCGACCCGGGGGACGGTCTCTGCACACCGTCCCTGGGGGGCGCCCCGGCCTGGCTCATCGCCACCCTCAGCCTCCAGCTTGAACCCGGTTCGCCCGACGCGGCGCTGTTCCTGCAAATCGGCGAGCTGGGGATGAACCACCTCGGGGCGGGCTCGGCGCAGACGATGGTGGTGTTTGGGGACGGGGCCGGTCCGGTCTACCGGGCCGGGCCCGCCGGCGCCAGCGACCGCGGCGTCACGCTCCCGGGCGACACCCCCGACCTGCTGCTCCGCACAACGCCGGCGCCGGGGGACTACAACCTAGACGGGTTCGTCGACGCGGCCGACTACTCGGTGTGGCGCGACTCCCTCACGCAGGCCGGGGCGGGCCTGGCCGCCGACGGCGACGGAAGCGGCGTGATCGACGCCGGCGACTACGACGTCTGGCGGGACAACTTCGGCGTGCCGGCCGGCGCCACGCTCGCGAGACCCGTTCCCGAACCGGCCGCCGGGCTGCTGCTCGCCCTGGCCGTGGCGTACCTCTGCGTCTCGCGGCGGTCGCGCCACCGCGGAGCGTGGTGTGGCCCCGTAGTCCTCTCGGCCCTGACGCTGCTGCCGCCGGCGCCGGCCGACGCGGCGCAGATCGTCGCGCGGTGGACCGGCCCGAGCGGCGGCGTCTGGTCCAACCCGGGGAACTGGGACGCCAACCAAACCCCGGCAAACGGCGTCGACACCTACGCCGTCGTGATCCCGACTGATCTGACCGTGAATCTGGACGTTGGCGTGCCAAGCCCGGTCGAGATCGACGCGTTGAATCTGGCCGGCAACGCGAATCTCTCCATCGCCGCGGGCCAGAAGTTGTCGGTGCTGGGGGGCACGCTGCTCGAGGGGACGCTCGCGCTCAACGGCGGAGGCGCCGAATTCAACGCGTTGGGGGGCGGGGTCGGCTTTGGGAGCAACGCACGGGTCAGCGTTGTGGGGGGGGCAACCGCCTCGCTCAGCGCCACGGGCTACGCGCTGGTGACCAACCCTGGCAGCGCCACGCTGCTCTCGGCGGCGGGCGCCGGCTCGCGGCTGGGGCTGCCGTCGTTGGGGTCGATCACGTCAATCGCCACCAGCGGGACGCAGACCATCGAGGCCGCCGGCGGGGGCGTGCTCGACCTCTCGGGGGTCACCACCATCCAGAAGAACAACGGTGGGACCCTGAGGTTCCGCGTCGCGGGCGCCGGCAGCAGCCTCGACCTCAGCGCCCTGCAGTCGATCAGCGGCAGCACGCTGATGGACGTCTCGGGGAGCGGGCTGCTCACCCTCGCCGGCCTCAGCGAGACGACCGGGATGAGCGTCGCGGTCGACGGCGGCAGCACCCTCAACCTGCCGGCGCTCGCCGCCTACCGGTACGCGAGCATGACGGTCGCCGCGGGGGGGACCGTCAACGCCCCGGGGGTCACCGACATCACCGGAGCCCAGCTCAGCCTCACGCCGCAGACCTCCGTCAACCTCGGCACGCTGGCGGTGATCGACGACGCCCGCATCGCGGTCAGCGGCGGCCGGGTGTTCAACCAAGTGAGCGCCACGGGCTACGCGCTGGTGACCAACCCGGGCAGCGCTACGCTGCTCTCGGCGTCCGGCGCCGGCTCGCGGCTGGGGCTGCCGTCGCTGGATTCGATCACGTCGGTCGCCACCAGCGGGACGCAGACCATCGAGGCCGCCGGCGGGGGCGTGCTCGACCTCTCGGGGGTCACCACCATCCAGAAGAACAACGGCGGGACCCTGAAATTCCGCGTCGCGGGCGCCGGCAGCAGCCTCGACCTCAGCGCCCTGCAGTCGATCAGCGGCAGCACGCTGATGGACGTCTCGGGGAGCGGGCTGCTCACCCTCGCCGGCCTCAGCGAGACGACCGGGATGAGCGTTGCGGTCGACGGCGGCAGCACCCTCAACCTGCCGGCGCTCGCCGCCTACCGGTACGCGAGCATGACGGTCGCCGCGGGGGGGACCGTCAACGCCCCGGGGGTCACCGACATCACCGGAGCCCAGCTCAGCCTCACGCCGCAGACCTCCGTCAACCTCGGCACGCTGGCGGTGATCGACGACGCCCGCATCGCGGTCAGCGGCGGCCGGGTGTTCAACCAAGTGAGCGCCACGGGCTACGCGCTGGTGACCAACCCGGGCAGCGCTACGCTGCTCTCGGCGTCCGGCGCCGGCTCGCGGCTGGGGCTGCCGTCGCTGGATTCGATCACGTCGGTCGCCACTAGCGGGACGCAGACCATCGAGGCCGCCGGCGGGGGCGTGCTCGACCTCTCGGGGGTCACCACCATCCAGAAGAACAACGGCGGGACCCTGAGGTTCCGCGTCGCGGGCGCCGGCAGCAGCCTCGACCTCAGCGCCCTGCAGTCGATCAGCGGCAGCACGCTGATGGACGTCTCGGGGAGCGGGCTGCTCACCCTCGCCGGCCTCAGCGAGACGACCGGGATGAGCGTCGCGGTCGACGGCGGCAGCACCCTCAACCTGCCGGCGCTGGCCGCCTACCGGTACGCGAGCATGACGGTCGCCGCGGGGGGGACCGTCAACGCCCTGGGGGTCACCGACATCACCGGAGCCCAGCTCAGCCTCACGCCGCAGACCTCCGTCAACCTCGGCACGCTGGCGGTGATCGACGACGCCCGCATCGCGGTCAGCGGCGGCCGGGTGTTCAACCAAGTGAGCGCCACGGGCTACGCGCTGGTGACCAACCCGGGCAGCGCTACGCTGCTCTCGGCGTCCGGCGCCGGCTCGCGGCTGGGGCTGCCGTCGCTGGATTCGATCACGTCGGTCGCCACCAGCGGGACGCAGACCATCGAGGCCGCCGGCGGGGGCGTGCTCGACCTCTCGGGGGTCACCACCATCCAGAAGAACAACGGTGGGACCCTGAGGTTTCAGGCCCGCACCGGCGGCCGGTTGTCGCTCGGTGGCCTCGTCGCAAGCGGCTCGGTGCGGATCGAGGCGGACGGGCTCGATTCGGGGATCGAGGTCGCCGGCGACCTCGTGCTGGGCGCCTCGGCAAGCCTGCTGGTCGACAACCAAGCGACGCTCCGCGTGGGGGGGGACGTCTCCTACCCCGCGATCGAGTTCGATTACGACGGCGGAGTGTTGAACCTGGTCGGCGGCGGCGCCCAGCAGCTCGAGGTGGGGGGCGCGGACCTGCTGGTGGGCGGGGCGACGGCCGGCAACTTTGGACTCGGACGCCTGCTGGTCGGCTCGCCCGGTCAAGGGACAGGAGTGACGCTCGTCGACGCGGTCGACAACGGCAACCGCGGCGGCGCCGGCGGCCAGGACGAGTCGCTCTACCTGTACGGCGTCGGTGGCCCGAACGGTTTGGTGGTCTACCCCGACTCGGTGCTGACCCTCAACGGATTAAATGTCTACGCCTGGGACCCCTCGGCCGGCGGCGGCGCCGGCGCGCAGGTCCACCTCAACAGCCTGTTCGCACCCGGACAAAACCGGATCCCGTACTTTGGCGGGGGGTACCTGCAGCTTACGGCGGACGTCGTGAACTCCTGGCTCGAGGATGGGGGCGGGGCGTGGTCGAGCGCCGCGAGCTGGACCGCCGGCCTCGCGCCCAACGGCCCCAACGACGAGGCGATCCTTTCCGCGGCGCTGGTGAGCGGCCCGGCCACGATCGTCCTGGACCTCGACGCGACTGTCGCCTCGGTCAGGTTCGACAACGCCACGTACGGCTACACGATCGGCGCCGACGGCGTCCACCGCCTGACGCTCACCGGCGCGGCGCAGCTGAACGCCGTCGCGGGGACCCACGCGATCTCAGCGCCGATCGCTGGAACGGCCGGGCTCCACAAGACCGGCGCCGGTCGTCTCACCCTCTCGGGCGCCAGCGACTACAGCGGCCCGACGCGCATCTCGGCGGGCGTGCTGGCGGTCGCCTCGGCCGGGGGCCTGGGGGCGAGCCGGTCGATTAACGTCGCCGCCGCCTCGACGCTCGACCTCAGCGGGCTGGGAGGCTACACGCTACCATCGGGGGGAAGGCTCGACGGCCAGGGGACGGTCGTGGTCCGCAAGGGCGCCCAGGCGGCGACCCTCACGATCCCGCAGACGGGCGTGCTGGGGGGGAGCCTGACCCTGCTGGGCGACGTCGCAAACGCCGGCCGGCTGGCGCCTGGCGCCTCGCCCGGCATCGTGACGGTTGTCGGCGACTACACGCAGCTTGCCGGCAGCACGCTCGAGATCGAGTTCGGCGGGCTTACCCCCAGCGTAGAACACGACCTCGTCATCGTGACCGGCGCGGCCGACCTCAACGGGTCGCTCGCCGTGCCGCTCTACAACGGCTACACCCCCAATTTCTCGTCGGGGGTCGCGTTGGAGTACATCACGGCCTTGACCGCCGCGGGGGGCGTGAGCGGACGGTTTGTCGACGCCGACTCGCCGAACTCCAGCTATGGGGTCATCGTCATCTACGGGTCCCACACCGTCGAGGTCGCTTTGACGCCGGGGACCGGCTTCCAGTCGCTGCTGGCCGACATGAACGGAAACGGGTTCCTTGACCCGGGCGATTGGGCCGGGTTCGCCCACGCCCTACGCGACCCCGACGGTTACGACGACGGCTTCTTCCAACCGGGCCGCCACATCGCCGTCGGCGATCTGGACCGGAACGGGCGCCTTGATTTCGACGACGTTGGCCGCTTCGCGACGTACTATGCTGCGGGCGGGGGCGCCTCGTACGCGGAGGTGCTCGCGGGGATTTCGGGCCGGTTGGCCGTCCCCGAGCCGGTGTCCGCCGTGCTCCTCGTGACCGTCGCGGCCCCGTGGCTGGCGGCCCCGACGCGGCGTCGCAGGCTCCGGATTGGCGCCCCCAACCGCGGCGCCGTCGGAACGGGGCGCCTACGATGA
- a CDS encoding DUF1559 domain-containing protein: MNAPRRPHVRPSPDAPPPALSGFTLVELLVVIAIVGVLTALLLPAVQSARGSARRSSCANHLRQLGLAVHAYESQHGAFPAGAQLHDQEKLPGVSWRVLILPHMEEGALYEQIGPTPDGGALDWSAQTVVIAPLVCPSTPAQQDNPLLLKESKYYGVAGALRSGGYLDLEDAQCGDLSANGFFFPGSRTRVAQIEDGTSHTLAIGERDTTFHDWMTGANWRDAPPTRVCSFAASNIRYPVNADRAEWGYFVGDFSVPPGAEKTILLNDLNFASLHPGGAQFCLGDAGVQFLSEEIDFTVYEDMATIAGGEVRGRP, from the coding sequence ATGAACGCTCCCCGGCGGCCCCACGTCCGGCCCTCGCCCGACGCACCTCCACCGGCGCTGAGCGGGTTTACGCTGGTCGAGCTGCTGGTGGTGATCGCGATCGTCGGCGTCCTGACCGCGCTGCTCCTGCCCGCGGTCCAGTCGGCCCGCGGGTCGGCCCGTCGCAGCAGCTGCGCCAACCACCTCCGGCAGCTGGGGCTCGCGGTCCACGCCTACGAATCCCAACACGGCGCGTTCCCGGCCGGCGCACAGCTGCACGACCAAGAGAAACTCCCCGGCGTCAGCTGGCGGGTGCTGATCTTGCCCCACATGGAAGAGGGGGCCCTCTACGAACAGATCGGGCCGACCCCCGACGGCGGCGCCCTCGATTGGTCGGCCCAGACCGTCGTGATCGCCCCGCTGGTGTGCCCGAGCACCCCGGCGCAGCAAGACAACCCGCTGCTGCTCAAGGAGTCGAAGTACTACGGGGTCGCCGGGGCCCTGAGATCCGGCGGGTACCTCGACCTCGAGGACGCGCAGTGCGGCGACCTGAGCGCCAACGGTTTCTTCTTCCCGGGGAGCCGGACCCGCGTCGCGCAGATCGAGGACGGGACGTCGCACACGCTGGCCATCGGTGAACGCGACACGACCTTCCACGACTGGATGACCGGGGCCAACTGGCGGGACGCGCCCCCCACACGGGTCTGCAGCTTCGCGGCGAGCAACATCCGCTACCCGGTCAACGCCGACCGCGCCGAATGGGGCTACTTCGTCGGCGACTTCTCGGTCCCCCCGGGGGCCGAGAAGACGATACTGCTGAACGACCTGAACTTCGCGAGCCTCCACCCCGGCGGCGCCCAGTTCTGCTTGGGCGACGCGGGCGTCCAGTTCCTGTCGGAGGAGATCGATTTCACCGTTTACGAAGACATGGCGACGATCGCCGGCGGTGAGGTCAGGGGTCGGCCGTAG
- a CDS encoding serine/threonine-protein kinase, translating to MIGPTDGSGPETSLDEVLAEYLRRLDAGERPEPDTLIAAHPAFADQLRDYFSEEHHVERMGRRSTLALATQADGGNTLEVRCPHCQSPKRVAVDASFVDLVCASCGSRFCLVGGPQATREAPAVTRVGRFELLERLGVGGFGSVWKARDTELDRGVAVKIPRQGMMDADESEKFLREARAAAQLQHPNIVGVHEVGRDGDTIYIVSDLIRGVTLDDWLTAQRPPARDAAALAVKIAEALHHAHEKGVIHRDLKPGNIMIDGADEPHLLDFGLARREAGEVTVTVDGQVLGTPAYMSPEQAKGESHAADRRSDVYSLGVTLFRLLTGELPFRGNARMIMHQIIHDEAPGPRKLASHIPRDLETITLKCLEKDPQKRYQTAQQVAQELRRHLTGVAILARPTSRRERLWRWVKRNPAAALAGGLVVLLAVAGPLAAVVFRGQRLELQTRYAERNRLIRQKDQAVRAADDTTKALRDRLDAWEGRANPWEFWPPSPAQPLRRDLAADLLRSLAPIEPGGGPVPAAGRREATLLQLAKAQLADALGDADAARGHYEAATQSLALFRPEAQDPAQIDHALAVCYTRLARLALADDREGAADLLARARGLNQRLAMQAPAEPALQLDWLESEWALTKVLGFASAQANLARVAELKQELEGRWPHDPESAYLMACQLTGNPPLTLRPPGSAQASDTEGASTADP from the coding sequence ATGATTGGACCCACCGACGGAAGCGGCCCCGAGACGAGCCTGGACGAGGTTCTAGCGGAGTACCTGCGACGGCTTGACGCGGGGGAACGCCCCGAACCTGACACGCTGATCGCGGCCCACCCAGCGTTTGCCGACCAGTTGCGAGACTACTTTTCAGAGGAGCACCACGTCGAGCGGATGGGGCGGCGCAGCACGCTGGCGCTCGCCACGCAGGCCGACGGCGGCAACACGCTCGAGGTGCGCTGCCCGCACTGCCAGTCGCCCAAACGGGTGGCGGTTGACGCGTCCTTTGTGGACCTGGTCTGCGCGTCGTGCGGCAGCCGGTTCTGTCTGGTGGGGGGGCCGCAGGCCACGCGCGAGGCGCCCGCGGTAACCCGGGTCGGACGGTTCGAATTGCTCGAACGGCTCGGGGTCGGCGGCTTCGGTTCGGTCTGGAAAGCACGCGACACCGAGCTCGACCGGGGGGTGGCGGTCAAGATCCCACGTCAGGGGATGATGGACGCGGATGAGTCCGAGAAGTTTTTGCGCGAAGCGCGGGCGGCCGCCCAGCTGCAGCACCCCAATATCGTGGGCGTCCATGAGGTGGGGCGTGACGGCGACACCATCTACATCGTCAGCGACCTGATTCGGGGCGTCACGCTCGACGACTGGCTCACGGCGCAGCGGCCGCCGGCGCGCGACGCGGCCGCGCTGGCCGTGAAGATCGCCGAGGCGCTCCACCACGCGCACGAGAAAGGGGTGATCCACCGCGACCTGAAGCCCGGCAACATCATGATCGACGGGGCCGACGAGCCCCACCTGCTGGATTTTGGGTTGGCGCGGCGGGAGGCCGGCGAGGTGACCGTCACCGTCGACGGGCAGGTCTTGGGGACTCCGGCCTACATGTCCCCCGAGCAGGCCAAGGGGGAGAGCCATGCAGCCGACAGGCGTAGCGACGTCTATTCCCTCGGCGTGACGCTCTTCCGCCTGCTCACCGGGGAGCTGCCGTTCCGCGGAAACGCCCGGATGATCATGCACCAGATCATCCACGACGAGGCCCCGGGACCCCGGAAGCTCGCTTCGCACATCCCCAGGGACCTGGAAACGATCACGCTGAAGTGCCTTGAGAAAGACCCTCAAAAGCGGTACCAGACGGCGCAGCAGGTTGCCCAAGAGCTGCGGCGTCACCTGACCGGTGTGGCGATCTTGGCCCGCCCCACGTCGCGGCGCGAGCGGCTCTGGCGATGGGTGAAGCGGAACCCCGCCGCCGCACTCGCGGGTGGGCTGGTTGTGCTGCTCGCGGTTGCGGGGCCGTTGGCGGCGGTCGTGTTCCGCGGCCAGCGTCTGGAACTGCAGACCCGCTACGCCGAGCGGAACCGCCTGATCCGTCAGAAGGACCAGGCGGTGCGGGCCGCCGACGATACGACCAAGGCGCTCCGCGACCGGCTCGACGCTTGGGAAGGGAGGGCCAACCCCTGGGAGTTCTGGCCGCCGTCGCCGGCCCAGCCGCTGCGACGCGATCTGGCGGCCGACTTGCTGCGATCGCTTGCCCCGATCGAGCCGGGCGGAGGACCCGTCCCGGCCGCGGGCCGCCGGGAGGCCACGCTGTTGCAACTCGCCAAGGCGCAGCTCGCAGACGCACTAGGGGATGCGGACGCCGCGCGAGGGCACTACGAGGCGGCGACCCAGTCGCTCGCTTTATTCCGTCCAGAGGCGCAGGATCCCGCCCAAATCGATCACGCGTTGGCGGTCTGCTACACGCGGCTGGCGCGCCTCGCTCTGGCGGACGATCGGGAGGGGGCGGCGGACCTGCTCGCTCGGGCGCGGGGGCTGAACCAGCGGCTGGCGATGCAGGCCCCGGCGGAGCCGGCTCTGCAGCTGGATTGGCTGGAGTCGGAGTGGGCGTTGACCAAGGTGCTGGGCTTCGCATCGGCGCAGGCGAACCTGGCCCGCGTCGCGGAGCTGAAGCAGGAGTTGGAGGGCCGCTGGCCGCACGACCCAGAGTCGGCGTACCTGATGGCCTGCCAGCTCACCGGCAACCCGCCGTTGACCCTCCGGCCGCCCGGCTCGGCCCAGGCGTCCGATACAGAAGGGGCGTCTACGGCCGACCCCTGA